The Brachyhypopomus gauderio isolate BG-103 chromosome 17, BGAUD_0.2, whole genome shotgun sequence genome includes a window with the following:
- the tunar gene encoding protein TUNAR — protein MSARSNKAAPPCTFNAMFLLMLFKIGLRGKLLTTSEKMVNTSLSDEEKGIEDRESREESILAMLGIIGTILNLVVIIFVYIYTTL, from the exons ATGTCTGCACGCTCCAATAAGGCAGCCCCCCCCTGCACATTCAATGCTATGTTTCTCCTGATGCTGTTCAAG ATTGGTTTGAGAGGGAAGTTGCTGACTACTTCAGAGAAAATGGTAAACACTTCTCTCAGTGATGAGGAGAAAGGAATTGAAGACAGAGAAAGCAGGGAAGAGTCCATTCTGGCCATGCTGGGTATCATCGGGACCATCCTCAACCTGGTTGTTATCATCTTCGTGTACATCTACACGACTCTATAA